One window of the Borreliella burgdorferi B31 genome contains the following:
- a CDS encoding DUF1073 domain-containing protein, which translates to MCDLRKTKLIDKISSLELYKYSIFFRNYIENVAEDCLKNGLILESAAHNVSEVELARLKVQLKNALLNCIISYRFHGIGYVLVKTKDTLIDLEQPVNIELPIGFEYLDYEYVRDLGVDFDHITYKVKSNNKNNSLDAVKIHKSRLIIYENFDYILKRYVPCYTESFLLDIYLFEKIYVEIERRIENHNFLFYKDESLVQLQDALSSATTSLSALTQSNNDRGSGILSSFLRKQNSNNHSKDISNLRNLNDSLSQELARLKSNLNNEGMFYTATPSASLEVIKYDLSYLKEALALIKAKIGADTKEPLTRSFNEQAKGLGNDGKGDRSNYYDFLKGVQEQVENSCNLKLTKYFGLDMKFNSLIMLSEEQKVERDIKLIELYSKYNQLIQSSSFNNEELAMLKEKLFSF; encoded by the coding sequence GTGTGTGATTTAAGAAAAACAAAACTAATAGATAAAATAAGTTCACTAGAACTATACAAATACTCAATATTTTTTAGAAATTACATTGAAAATGTAGCAGAAGATTGTCTCAAGAACGGACTTATTCTTGAGAGTGCTGCCCACAATGTTAGTGAGGTTGAACTTGCTAGGTTAAAGGTACAGCTTAAGAATGCTCTGCTTAATTGTATTATAAGCTACCGTTTTCATGGGATTGGCTATGTTTTAGTAAAAACCAAAGATACCCTAATAGATCTCGAACAACCCGTTAATATAGAATTACCTATTGGTTTTGAATACCTTGATTATGAATATGTAAGAGATTTGGGAGTTGATTTTGATCATATAACCTATAAAGTAAAATCCAACAATAAGAACAATTCTTTAGACGCAGTTAAAATACATAAAAGTCGACTTATCATATATGAAAACTTTGATTATATCTTAAAAAGATATGTTCCGTGTTATACCGAAAGCTTTTTACTAGATATTTATTTATTTGAAAAGATATACGTAGAAATAGAAAGACGTATTGAAAACCACAATTTCTTGTTTTATAAAGATGAATCTTTAGTACAACTACAAGACGCACTCTCTAGTGCAACAACTTCTTTAAGTGCACTTACTCAGAGCAATAATGATAGGGGAAGTGGCATTTTATCTTCTTTTTTGAGAAAACAAAATTCAAACAATCATAGTAAAGATATTTCTAATTTAAGAAACCTTAATGACTCATTATCACAGGAGCTTGCTAGGCTAAAAAGCAATCTAAATAATGAGGGAATGTTTTATACGGCCACCCCTAGTGCTAGTTTAGAGGTTATTAAATACGATCTTAGCTACTTAAAGGAGGCTTTAGCATTAATTAAGGCAAAAATTGGTGCAGATACTAAAGAGCCCTTAACCAGAAGTTTTAATGAGCAGGCTAAAGGACTAGGAAATGATGGTAAAGGTGATAGGAGTAATTATTACGATTTTCTCAAAGGTGTACAAGAACAAGTTGAGAACTCTTGTAATTTAAAACTTACAAAGTATTTTGGGCTTGATATGAAGTTTAATTCTCTGATTATGTTAAGTGAAGAACAAAAAGTGGAAAGAGATATAAAGCTAATTGAGCTTTACAGTAAATATAACCAGCTTATACAAAGTAGCTCATTTAATAATGAGGAGCTAGCGATGTTAAAAGAGAAATTATTCTCATTTTGA